In Nymphaea colorata isolate Beijing-Zhang1983 chromosome 13, ASM883128v2, whole genome shotgun sequence, one DNA window encodes the following:
- the LOC116267196 gene encoding uncharacterized protein LOC116267196 — translation MEEKQLDFNAPLLSVRRHAAAAATASASVRSSGREWKSGEASERNLSPPAYKTELKSGPVRDSGAVPFVWEQIPGRPKVTSVHGSSSPKRPAPAPRLPPGKLAAKRENVPTAEDEASPAPARSLPPGMVVDSRKEIVRTAEGDGRQIGKVGRSPNDRTVQSVRPVGGAHDSVPAAKAHGSYGSKEERENLDGDDCDAFSDALETFSLAETSLFNGSVGGVSALDGQEWKRTGNSSDVQGRSFMMDRFLPAAKAMASEAPKYAPRRQLPASEPAKLVNRVQNDAQPLRSQPRPCFIQQYALPDEEEDDESEEEDEEDDDNDAGNAIPRACGVFPWSLKGSLCLTNPIFRAQRMRNKKSTSSTFVARKSNKPTKSNDSASSFSGSDEMTWEAVYRNKLVGRVQNLGLHGSGSKLSESSSSPSVYEDTANNQLISYSDSQTQNGSSSFRHSPRGISPYRNEASTSPFSERSGFLGLSKSGRSYGSDSSDANSKGLQARKNTSYLRSKGISGSLSPTVEKPLYVDPACVGDASNSKSDMLEAKELNQSVDMEASTPVEDQQKQGEPILDSFVITQQSALHVSDVGKIGNVVNLKAAKHHSGLLADIRLLSCADTSESDTGNRVASVVNLVQGVDTLDMSSKVSMPREQMRVGEHISGEQVSSRSEYSREQNSGNRSASDSEGNSPLLHSLPPLPSPKSPSESWLVRALPGFSAKGSSSSSFPQYRLKKSAAKASEPKWEIIIKSTNVDHGHLRYSEELSQTAPRQTENEDVKSL, via the exons ATGGAGGAAAAGCAGTTGGATTTCAATGCACCGCTTCTTTCTGTGAGGAGACATGCCGCCGCCGCTGCGACCGCTTCTGCCTCTGTGCGTTCATCAGGTAGGGAATGGAAGTCAGGGGAAGCGAGCGAGCGTAACTTGTCGCCGCCGGCATATAAGACTGAACTCAAGTCCGGGCCGGTGAGGGACTCCGGTGCGGTTCCGTTTGTCTGGGAGCAGATCCCCGGTAGGCCCAAGGTTACCTCCGTACATGGCTCTAGCTCGCCGAAGCGGCCGGCACCAGCACCAAGGTTGCCGCCGGGTAAGCTGGCTGCCAAAAGAGAAAATGTGCCGACTGCGGAGGATGAAGCTTCTCCGGCACCTGCGCGGAGTCTGCCGCCTGGCATGGTGGTCGATTCTAGGAAAGAGATTGTGAGGACGGCGGAGGGTGACGGTCGTCAAATTGGGAAAGTGGGGAGGTCGCCAAACGATCGTACCGTGCAATCAGTGCGGCCGGTCGGAGGAGCACATGATTCCGTGCCGGCCGCTAAGGCCCATGGTAGTTATGGCTCAAAGGAGGAGAGGGAAAATTTGGATGGAGACGATTGTGATGCCTTCTCTGATGCACTAGAGACGTTTTCTCTCGCTGAAACCAGTTTGTTTAATGGAAGCGTTGGTGGTGTTAGTGCTTTGGATGGCCAAGAGTGGAAGAGAACGGGGAATTCCAGCGACGTGCAGGGACGGAGTTTCATGATGGATCGGTTCTTGCCAGCAGCTAAAGCAATGGCTTCAGAGGCGCCGAAATATGCTCCTCGGAGACAACTTCCGGCCAGTGAACCTGCGAAGCTGGTGAACAGGGTGCAGAATGATGCACAGCCTCTGCGATCCCAGCCTAGGCCTTGCTTCATCCAGCAATATGCCTTGCCGGATGAGGAGGAAGACGATGaatcagaagaagaagacgaagaagatgatgataatgatgcaggGAATGCCATACCTAGAGCTTGTGGGGTTTTCCCTTGGAGTTTGAAGGGTTCACTTTGCCTTACGAATCCGATTTTCCGTGCTCAGAGGATGAGGAACAAGAAGAGCACATCATCGACTTTTGTTGCTCGGAAGAGCAACAAACCTACCAAAAGTAATGACAGTGCATCATCTTTCAGCGGAAGTGATGAG ATGACATGGGAAGCTGTGTACAGAAATAAACTAGTTGGCAGAGTCCAGAATCTCGGACTTCATGGTAGTGGAAGCAAGCTAAGTGAATCTTCCAGCTCGCCTTCAGTATATGAAGATACTGCAAACAATCAACTGATCAGCTACAGTGATTCTCAAACACAAAATGGGTCGTCGTCCTTTAGGCATTCCCCACGTGGGATATCCCCATACAGAAATGAAGCATCTACTTCTCCCTTTTCTGAACGTTCTGGTTTTCTGGGACTTTCCAAATCAGGTCGTAGTTATGGTTCTGACAGCTCTGATGCAAATTCAAAGGGACTGCAAGCCAGAAAGAACACATCCTATCTCAGAAGTAAGGGAATATCAGGCTCCCTGAGCCCTACGGTTGAGAAGCCTTTATATGTTGATCCTGCCTGCGTAGGGGATGCGTCGAATTCAAAGTCCGACATGTTGGAAGCCAAAGAgttaaatcaatcagttgacATGGAGGCATCTACTCCGGTTGAAGATCAACAAAAACAGGGGGAACCCATCCTGGACTCTTTTGTTATAACCCAGCAAAGTGCTCTACATGTGTCTGATGTGGGGAAAATAGGGAATGTTGTGAACTTGAAAGCTGCCAAGCATCATTCTGGTTTACTTGCTGATATCAGATTACTATCCTGTGCTGATACATCTGAGAGCGATACTGGGAATCGTGTTGCTTCTGTAGTTAATTTGGTTCAAGGTGTTGATACACTTGACATGTCATCTAAAGTTTCAATGCCACGAGAACAGATGCGGGTAGGGGAACATATCAGTGGTGAGCAGGTCAGTTCAAGGAGTGAATACTCGAGGGAGCAAAATAGTGGGAACCGTTCAGCATCAGATAGTGAGGGAAACTCCcctcttcttcattctcttccTCCACTACCGTCGCCTAAATCTCCTTCAGAATCATGGCTTGTTCGTGCATTACCTGGGTTTTCAGCAAAAGGTTCTTCGTCCTCGTCATTTCCTCAATACCGTTTGAAAAAAAGCGCCGCCAAGGCATCTGAGCCAAAATGGGAGATCATCATCAAATCCACCAATGTAGATCATGGACACCTTCGATACTCTGAG GAACTAAGTCAGACTGCTCCCCGTCAAactgaaaatgaagatgtaAAGAGTCTGTGA